The Muricauda sp. SCSIO 65647 genome includes a region encoding these proteins:
- a CDS encoding sensor histidine kinase, translated as MILLVVIASVLIAGVTIYQYREQSRDYHENRLERKEDQIVQSINYTLKATTYPVDTENLQHIFRTEIYKIADVQNVKFNIYDLEGNLIKSSKRTFELDSISNCLDAEVLNQLRDTPDKRYVEEKSTAGDNYQASYIYILDLKFKPIGIMNLSYYEDNSFNNMELREFLMRLGGVYVLMLLAAIILAYFITKYITRSLQTISDKLTETDLTKRNEKIYIEDSTEEISSLIDSYNDMIDELEQSAAKLARSEREQAWREMAKQVAHEIKNPLTPMRLSVQSFVRKFNPDDPKAEDKVKEFSKTLVQQIDTMSNIASAFSNFADMPAQQKETLNVVKVVKLALDIFHEPYIHFIADEEEIVAKLDRTQLIRVVTNLVKNAIQAMVDVENPRILVTVASAGDEVKISVADNGIGIADEFTEKIFEPKFTTKSSGMGLGLGMVRNIVENYGGSISFISQEGKGTVFTVKFPRA; from the coding sequence ATGATCCTTTTGGTGGTAATCGCCTCTGTCTTGATCGCAGGGGTAACGATTTATCAGTACCGCGAACAGTCAAGGGATTACCATGAAAACCGTTTAGAGCGCAAAGAAGATCAAATCGTTCAAAGCATCAACTATACACTGAAAGCGACCACGTATCCCGTAGACACCGAAAATCTGCAGCATATCTTCAGAACAGAGATCTACAAGATTGCCGATGTACAAAATGTCAAATTCAATATCTATGACCTGGAAGGTAATCTCATCAAAAGTTCGAAACGCACCTTTGAACTGGATTCCATTTCCAATTGTTTGGATGCCGAGGTACTGAACCAACTGCGTGATACCCCTGATAAACGTTATGTTGAGGAAAAATCCACTGCTGGCGACAACTATCAGGCCTCTTACATCTACATTCTTGATTTGAAGTTCAAGCCCATAGGGATCATGAACCTGTCTTATTACGAGGATAACTCCTTCAACAATATGGAGCTTCGTGAGTTTTTGATGCGCCTTGGGGGTGTTTATGTATTGATGTTGTTGGCGGCCATCATACTCGCCTATTTCATCACCAAGTACATCACGCGTTCGTTGCAGACCATTTCAGATAAGCTTACAGAGACCGATCTTACCAAAAGAAACGAAAAGATATACATTGAAGATTCCACTGAAGAGATCTCATCGCTCATCGATTCGTACAATGACATGATCGATGAGCTTGAGCAGAGTGCGGCCAAATTGGCCCGTAGCGAACGAGAGCAGGCATGGCGTGAGATGGCCAAGCAGGTGGCCCATGAGATCAAGAATCCGTTGACACCGATGCGGTTGAGCGTACAGAGTTTTGTGCGAAAGTTCAATCCAGATGACCCTAAGGCCGAGGATAAGGTCAAAGAGTTTTCAAAGACATTGGTGCAGCAGATAGATACCATGAGCAATATCGCTTCGGCCTTTTCAAATTTTGCCGATATGCCCGCACAGCAGAAAGAAACCCTGAATGTGGTCAAAGTGGTGAAGTTGGCCTTGGATATCTTTCATGAACCCTACATCCATTTCATAGCCGACGAAGAAGAAATAGTGGCCAAGTTAGATAGAACCCAGTTGATTCGAGTGGTGACCAATTTGGTCAAGAACGCCATTCAAGCGATGGTCGATGTCGAAAACCCCAGAATTTTGGTCACCGTGGCCTCGGCAGGAGATGAGGTAAAGATTTCGGTCGCCGATAACGGCATAGGGATCGCCGATGAGTTTACCGAGAAAATATTTGAACCGAAGTTCACCACCAAGAGCAGTGGTATGGGCCTAGGCCTTGGTATGGTGAGGAATATTGTTGAAAATTATGGGGGCAGTATCAGCTTTATCTCTCAAGAAGGTAAGGGCACGGTGTTCACAGTAAAATTTCCGAGGGCATAG
- a CDS encoding CopD family protein: MVELYNYIKALHLIFVVTWFAGLFYIPRLFIYHIEANEKPSPEREILTEQLKLMTKRLWFIITWPSAILCTLLALWLLHLIPEWLSQPWMHVKLGFVVLLFAYHFKCHQMFKQLQRDEVRYTSRFMRIWNEVATLVLFAVTFLVVLKNAFNWIYGIVGIVLLAILLMLGIRLYKRIRDKNPNA, translated from the coding sequence ATAGTGGAACTTTACAACTACATCAAAGCTTTACACCTCATCTTTGTGGTCACATGGTTTGCCGGGCTCTTTTATATTCCCCGCCTGTTCATTTACCATATAGAGGCCAATGAAAAACCATCCCCCGAAAGGGAAATCCTGACCGAACAATTGAAATTGATGACCAAGCGGTTGTGGTTCATCATCACCTGGCCTTCGGCCATTCTGTGCACCTTGCTTGCCCTTTGGTTGTTGCACCTCATACCTGAATGGTTGTCACAACCTTGGATGCATGTCAAGCTGGGGTTTGTGGTGTTACTGTTTGCCTACCATTTCAAATGCCATCAGATGTTCAAACAATTACAGCGTGACGAGGTGAGGTATACCTCGCGATTTATGCGGATTTGGAACGAGGTGGCCACCTTGGTGCTCTTCGCCGTCACATTTTTGGTGGTGCTCAAGAATGCGTTCAACTGGATCTATGGTATCGTCGGAATCGTGCTGTTGGCCATCTTGCTCATGTTGGGCATTCGGTTGTACAAACGTATCAGGGACAAAAATCCGAATGCCTGA
- a CDS encoding arylsulfatase: MNKKKNVNRYRTVLGYLMVIGLLSLPLNVVGQESERPNVIIIITDDQGYGDLGVTGNPHVKTPTLDALAKESVRFNNFYVSPVCAPTRASLMTGRYSLRTGIRDTYNGGAIMAPSEVTIAEMLKTANYTTGIFGKWHLGDNYPSRPQDQGFDEVVMHLSGGMGQVGDFTTYFQGNRSYFDPVLWHNGTRQKYQGYCSDIFTEEAIRFIEKNKSGSFFCYLSFNAPHTPLQVPEQYYQLYSQVDPAAGFEDDPRPFVEMTEQDKEDARRVYAMVTNIDDNIEKIVQKLKDLNIEENTLIIFMTDNGPQQVRYVAGMKGRKGSVHNGGVRVPFYLKYPARLKGNSDIATAAAHIDVLPTLAEICGIEPTEDNQWDGRSLVPLMEEKGDWAPRPLFFYWTRKYPVRYRNMALQKEPYKLVAQTDFDASLNGFELYDIAQDPYEQNNLAVENTPLVKTYKDQMDALYQELIRSDNLLDPPRIFVGTDHENPIFLNRNDASGDRGIWAQDEVFGKWRIRLEQGQYNIRFKFTKPLKKGGKMMLETSALVNTMENKIEGADLIEMKNVSLPKMDCDLIPFYAIDGKRILPFWVEMERIQ, translated from the coding sequence GTGATTATCATCATTACCGATGACCAAGGCTACGGAGATTTGGGGGTGACGGGCAATCCGCATGTGAAGACCCCGACCCTAGATGCTTTGGCCAAAGAGAGTGTGCGGTTCAACAATTTTTACGTTTCCCCGGTTTGTGCACCGACCCGGGCCAGTTTGATGACCGGTCGGTATTCATTGCGAACGGGGATCAGGGATACCTATAACGGAGGGGCCATTATGGCACCGAGCGAAGTGACGATTGCCGAAATGCTAAAGACCGCAAACTATACAACAGGAATCTTTGGCAAATGGCATTTGGGAGATAATTATCCGAGTAGGCCCCAAGACCAAGGTTTTGACGAGGTGGTCATGCACCTATCGGGGGGTATGGGCCAAGTAGGCGATTTTACCACCTATTTTCAAGGGAATCGAAGTTATTTTGACCCCGTACTCTGGCATAACGGCACAAGGCAAAAATACCAAGGGTATTGCAGTGATATCTTTACTGAAGAGGCCATTCGCTTCATTGAAAAGAACAAGTCTGGCTCTTTCTTCTGCTATTTGTCATTCAACGCCCCACACACCCCACTACAGGTGCCGGAACAATACTATCAACTATATAGCCAAGTGGATCCCGCTGCCGGATTTGAAGATGATCCCCGCCCCTTTGTTGAAATGACGGAGCAAGACAAGGAAGATGCCCGGAGGGTCTATGCCATGGTGACCAATATCGATGACAACATCGAAAAAATCGTGCAAAAATTGAAAGACCTCAACATCGAAGAGAACACGCTGATCATCTTCATGACCGACAATGGCCCCCAACAGGTGCGCTATGTAGCGGGAATGAAGGGTAGAAAGGGCAGTGTTCATAACGGTGGGGTAAGGGTGCCTTTTTACCTGAAATATCCCGCAAGGCTGAAAGGGAATAGCGATATAGCCACCGCCGCCGCACATATCGATGTGCTGCCCACCCTTGCCGAGATCTGTGGCATTGAACCGACCGAAGATAACCAATGGGATGGCAGAAGCCTAGTGCCCCTGATGGAAGAAAAAGGCGATTGGGCACCACGCCCCCTTTTCTTTTATTGGACGAGGAAGTACCCCGTGCGCTATAGAAACATGGCCCTACAAAAAGAGCCCTACAAACTGGTGGCCCAGACCGATTTTGATGCTTCCTTGAACGGTTTTGAGCTGTATGATATCGCCCAAGACCCCTATGAGCAAAACAATCTGGCCGTTGAAAATACCCCATTGGTGAAGACCTACAAAGATCAAATGGATGCACTGTACCAAGAACTGATCCGTTCAGACAACCTGCTCGATCCACCTCGGATCTTTGTCGGCACAGACCATGAAAACCCCATTTTTTTGAACCGGAACGATGCAAGCGGAGACCGTGGTATTTGGGCACAAGATGAAGTCTTTGGAAAATGGAGGATACGGCTTGAGCAAGGGCAGTATAACATCAGGTTCAAGTTTACGAAGCCATTGAAAAAAGGGGGCAAGATGATGCTGGAAACAAGCGCGCTGGTCAATACCATGGAAAACAAAATAGAGGGCGCCGACCTGATAGAAATGAAAAACGTATCCCTGCCAAAAATGGATTGCGATCTGATCCCGTTCTATGCGATCGATGGCAAACGTATATTGCCCTTTTGGGTAGAAATGGAGCGTATTCAATAA